TGGTCAAAAACTATATAAAACAACTATCCTAATGGAAGAATATGGGTTTCCAGGTATTCAATGCTAAAAAAGCAGCTCTTAATATAACCTTTGACATGATTATAGAAGCAGTGCTTATTCTCATAGTGGCATTTTTTTTCATAAATTATGTTGATAGTATCAGCAACAATACCTTATTTGAGCGAACATTCCTGGCAAAAGACCTTGCATTGATAACAAACACTCTGCAAGCAGCTCCTCAAGATGCAGTTGTTTCTTATGAGCCAAAATATGGCGGACCAGCATATAAGCTCTATACCGACACTATATTCCAGAGAAATCTGGATCTATCAAAGTATAGCTATGATTTTGGAGATAATTTTGTCAAGCTTCAATTGGAAAAATACGACGAAGAACAATTCAGGCTTGTTCCAGATAAATTATTGGTCAGCTACCCTATTCATTATAATAACAATCTTGCTCGTTATTATCCCCTTCTAGAAAGGCCATCGAGAATAGTACTTGCTAATACTAATAATGTATTTACCGTTGATAGTCAAGGAATTGTTGCAAGTAGTCAAGATACCTCTCCAAAATCAGTTATTTCTTCATCAGCAGGGGAAATAACATTAGTAAAGATCGACTGCGGCAATGAAAAATCAACATTCCCTATAAATCAAATATTATTAGATGCAGATTCAGGTTATTATATAACTCAAAATAGTAAGCCTGAATTACAGAAAGGCGTTATGAATCTCGCCCAAGACCAAATAGAAATGGATATAATTTGGGAGTTTATGAAATCTTTAGAAATTTCTTTAAAATCAACAGAAAAAGGGTATGTAGTGACAACCTCCCGAACCAAAAAAACACCCGATGAAAAATTTACCTACGAAGCAAGATTGAATAAAGTTACGCCTGCAACAGACCTTATACTTGTCTTAAAAAATTATTACACAGAAAGTCATAGTGACAACACGATCAAAATATATTATCCCATAAACAATAAAGAGAGCAAGAAATTAGCATGTTATATACATAACGCGATTATTGATACAGCTGAGCAACTAAATCAACATGATGCAAATGATATTCAGCAGCCGATTATGACTGAGCTTGTTGATGAAAAAACAAAACAATTATTGGAGAAAAACAATAAGCTTGGTTTGCAAATAGAATTTGGAAATATCGCAGTTCCTTCAAATAAATTATTTTCCTTGCGCATTCCTTTAGCAAAAGCAATAAAAACCGCTATTCGTCAGCATAATGATCATTATGCTGATGAAGATGAAGACAAAGGGCAATCACCATGAAAAAATTAATCCTCAATGCCATGATACTTTTAGGTAAAAACAAGCGAGCAGGTTCTGTTTACTTGCAGATGATGTTCGGCTTTTTCAAATTTTTTCTGGTACTATTTATAGTCTTCAGTATTTTATTTGTAGTAAGATCGCATTTCAAAGCAAAAATAGATATACTTGATACAGAACTTACTCTTTTAGCACATAACATAATCTATGCAAAAGGCGGAGTTTCTTATCAAGATCCAATAACAGGAAGAGTTTATCCAGGTGTTATTAGTTTGGAAGAATTTGAAAATAGTTTTGCGATGAGTTCGCGGTTAAATCAGGCGTTTTTCTATGAAAAACAACCAGTGTTCGCAGCGGTTATTAATCTCAACCTGCCTGAACAGAACAAAAAAGTAGAGAGTGTTTATTATTACAAAGAATGGTATGATAAATGGCATCCTTTAGGAGCATCAAGATTAATCGGTAAAGGTGCAGTCATTAAAAAAACAATGAGCTTCAATGTTTTAGTGCGGCAAAAAACATCCCCGCATGATATACCGGGAATATTAACTATGGAAATAGTAACTCCAAGACCATAAGGTGCTTTAACAATTATGCAATTCCTCAAAAAATTACATAAATTAGATGGAAACAAGTATGCAGGGCCAGGAGATGCAATCGCTGATATAATGATAATAGCTATTATTGTCTTTGTCATTGCTGTTTTTTTTGTTTTTTTTGTCAAGTTTGCTGCTCAAGAAACAAAATTGAGTTTAGACGCAAATAGAATAAAACTCGATGTAACCTATGATCTGCTTTATTATCTCCGAACACCAGTCGCAGATACTTCTGATAAAACATTTGCAGAAACAATAGAATCCTACATGGTAACTAAAAATCCACTCGAGTATGGACAATTACAGGAGTTTTATGAAAATAATATTATGAAAACTTCTTCGCGGTGTAAACTGATAACAATTGAACGGAAAAGTTCAACGCAACAGATAATCCCTGCATTCCCTTCGTTAAGTGTTGAACAAACAAGTCTTGGCTCTTGTAAAATAGTTGTCCCTTTAAGATCACAGGTGATTCTTCCCTTATATCATCAAGATGAATATGTAATTGTTGAATATAGTGTAGATATTACGGGTGAAGTTACGCAAGAAGTAATTAAAAAATATTTTAATCTGGTTAACAATGACAAATAAAAAATATAACCTCCAGAGAAAAATAACCCTCAGCAAGGATAAGCTTGCAGTGAGCGTATTTATGGTGTTGTTATTAGTGGTAGTTATGTATGCAGTATTCTCAATATGGGCTGCATTATTAAACATAAGTTCGTTTTCCCATACTGTTGGCGATGATGCCTTTGCCCTTTTGCAAACCTATGAGACCGGAGAAAAAGTTTTGTTCTATGTTGATCAAGTAGGTGAACAAACGTATCGGCAATCATTATTTGATCTCGGGAAAAAAGGAGGTTTTTACCAAGCAACTCCCGAGCAAAATAAATGCGGTACTTACAGAGGTTCTTCACTCTGGTATGCAGAGCCAGAATATTGTTTTCCAGAAAAAGAAAAAGAGGCATTAGCTGCGATATTTGCTGAAAATATGAAACAAATGTTAAGCTTCACGCCTATTGATGAGGTTGAAGAGAAAAGCCCAGATATTAAATATAATTTATTCTCTCAAGAGAATAAATTCTTAGCAATTACTAAAGATAAAATCCCAATAAAATCACAACCTTTGCAATTGTTAAACCAAGGCTTGCAAAGCTTCGCTGGATTTCCTGATTGCAATAAACCATCCTCAACCACCCTCCAAAACACCTATGGTGATGGAGGCAGGATATGGATTCCGCGAGAAGCGCAGTGTGGAGGAAGTTTCCCGATTATTATTCTGCTCCATGGCCAAAGTAATCCTGGTGTTTTCGAAGGTCAGAAAGTATATCAAACAGCTGAGCAATTAATAAGTGCTCGGCAAGTCTATCCGGTTATTCTTGTCGAGCAATATGCAAAAAAAGAGCATTGGGTTAACGATAATCCATGGCCAGTAAGCAAGTATAATATTAATGATCATGTGGTAGAGATAGAAAAGCAGCTTGCTCAGTACAATATTCGGATTAAGCATGTTTCAGTGCTTGGCCACAGTGCAGCAAACTGTTATTCTTCAGGTGGTTTAAGAACCATCGCACGTGATAGAACGTTATTTTTACTAGGCATGCTTGACCCAACATGCAATACTAATGTTCCAGCAAAACAAGATCCGAAGCAATGCCCTCAAGTGCAGGATTACGGAGAACCTCACATTGCAGCTATCGAAGGCAAAGGCACTATTCTTGTTGGAGTAAATGGCAATAAAAAATGTTCTGATCAAATCTCATTTCCAACAATGGTTGGTCAAACTCCTGAAGATATTAAATCAAGTAAAAAAATATTTGATCAGGAGCGTTTTATAGCAGCCTACAAAAATCCGCAATTACCTTATTATAATTTTCAAATCCATTCGGATTATTACAGTCATGGCAATGCAATAGGTATTGGATTTAAAGAAATTCTATTGCAATTTTTCAAGCCAGAATTACAGCAGCCTTTTACGATGGCGATTCCAGAGGATTATAATGGTCTTAAATGCAGACTAACTCAATTTACTGTAGATTCTCAATCAATAGGTGATACGCATAGTGGGAGTTTAGCCAATGCAGCAGTGATGCCGGCAAGTGGCGACTTGCCGTATATTTCACAATATCGTTTTCGGGAAACGTATTACACTACTAAAGAATTTGCTGAAATTATTGAACGGGTGGCTTGTATCATGCAGGCAAATGGCTACGATAAATTGCGGTTTAATGATTTAAGCAAACAGCAAGGTGGCACTATATTTAAACCATCAGGTAAACCAGCGCATGTTTCTCATAAAAGCGGTCGTGACGGCGATTTCGGGTTTTATTATTTTCCTGATGCTCAGGCTCAACAATCAAAAAATCAACTTGTTGACGTAGTTAATAATCCAAAAGGAAGTCCTTCTTTAAAATTACTTGAAGGTACCAGCAGGCAAATGTTTGATGTTAAAGGCAATTGGATTTTAGCAAGAACTTTTGTGCAAGTAGCAGAACAACAAGGCACCCCTATCACAAAAATCATTGCTGATGAAATTCTTTATAATCTTTTAATTGATTACGGGCAGAAATATGAGCAGGATAAAACAGTATTTGAAAAAACGAAAAATGCTCTTTTTCCTGATACAACAGACCATGATCATTTTAATCACTTTCACATTCGTATTAAATGTCCTTTAAACGATAAAATAGGTGGAACTCCATGCATAGACGATTAATGTTATCGGTGTTATTATTATTATGTTTGGCATCCATCAACATAGTTTTAGCTGTACAAGAACCATTAATTATAATCAAAATTGAAGATAACAAAGTTGTTATGGCAAACATCATCGAAAAAAATGATTATTACGTTGCTCATTACCAAGATTTTTTTGAAGCGATTGAAGAACAAGATGCTTATTATCGTCTAAAACTCTATGCTAAAAACAAGCTTCTTGTTGATGCAGCACCATTTCCCGAGTTATTGATCTATGAATTTAATCCATCAACAACGAAGATACAAATAATAAATGAAAAAAATAATCTAATTATTTTTGAAAAAGAAATTAATGTATGTAATTATAATAATATTTGTGAACCATCGCGCCCCAAAGGCGCGATGAGCAGCAATTATGAATCTTCATTACTCTGTTCAGATTGCAAGAAAAGTTCAAATGACAATTTCTGTGAAATCATACATGATGGTGTTTGTGATCCAGATTGTAATGGTCTTGAGTATGAATGCGATGAGAGAATATCGCAAAGCGATGGGTTATTAGATAATACGGAATTTAAATGCAGTTCTCAATTCAATGGTGAACTATGTAAGGAAAACCAAGAATGTTTAACTGAATCAATAATGCTAAACAACAAAGTTTGTTGTTTAGCTCTATGTTCAGAAAAATTTATGCTGAAAGAAGAGTTAGAAAAATTAAATCAAGAAGATGGTAAAAGAGTTATCGAAGCTGAACAAGTCTATGTTGGCAAGCTAAAAAAACAGGAAACAGCTAACACCATGCCTATGACAACCATCATAACTGTTATCAGTCTGATAACAATTATCTCATTAATAACCTTTTTGTTTATCAAAAAGAACTATATTAATAAAAAAATGTTTGCTGAAGTAAATGAGTTAATTAACAACTACAACTATGGGCAAATAAGGAAACTATTAAGGAAAAAAGGATATAATGAATCCCAAGTAGAAAAAGCAATTAATCAGCATTATAACAGATATAAATCATATTATGAACAGCAGTTCAAGCAACTTGAAAACAATGGCAATAACAAAAAATAAGTTTAAAAAAATAAAAAAAGAATGGTGTATCAGTTTCTTAATCATAGTGCTTTTTACCCTAGCTGCAGGTGCAGTATGGTATCTTGCCTCTTCTCATTTTTTTGAAAAAGATGTTATGGGTAAAGCTTCTGAAGCTCTCTTAAATCAGGAAGATAAATTCAAGTTTCTTGTCGTTGCAGACATCCCTGGTTCATTAAAAAATATTAACCCGCCTCCACATGCAGCTGCAGCAATTGCTTCTATGCAGGTCTTGCAAGCTCCGCCTGCAGAATTGATTGTTTTCAATGGAAATATGATTTCAGGGCTTGATGAAAGTCAGTATCGGGAAAGTGCAAATTTGCAAAACTATGAAGGTATTATTAATAATAAATGGCAGGCTTTTTATGAGCAAATATTTCAGCCATTATCAATACCAACAAAAGGAATTATACAGATTCCAGTGCCAGGAAGTCTTGATACTGTTTTGACAGAGCCAAAGCTTCTTTCTGAAGCCTATGCAAAATTCTGGAACAGCCATAAGCCTTCTCTTTCAATAAAAGGCAATTATCCTTGGTGGTATTCATTTAATTATAAAAATAGTTACTTCATAATTTTAGACACCTCAAATTTCGCAATAACAGAGGAGCAGGTATCATGGTTGGAAGCTGACCTTGAGTCAGCGAAATCAGAAAATATTTTTGTTTTCTCCCATGTTCCTCCTGAAGTGTTTTGTAGTGACGGAGGATGCGCATCTCTGCAGGGGATGCAAAAACAGTCTCTTTTTCAAATAATGAAAAAATATAACGTTAAAATATTATTTACCGGCAATAATCATGTTTATTATAAAGCCCGTTATCAAGGTGTTAATGTTGTTGCTTCAGGAGCAATAGGTGGCACCTTTAATCTTATAGCAGCAGAACCTGAAAAATATAAACAAAATCCATCATATACTGTAGTTGATGTGCAGGGAATTGATATTCGTGTTGGAGCAATTACTGGCAATAATGGTCCGACATTCAGCAATGGTTATACCGAATCATTGCTTCCTTCTGCAATTCCCGGTTATGATGCTTATACAGAATTAACAAAAAACCCTATATCTATAATTCCAACAGTTATTTCTTCATCAGCAGCTCCTCTTAAAGCAACAGGATCTTCAGGAAACCCTCAAATGGATCAATGGAATGGATTAATTCTTGATGCCTGCAAACAAGAGCAAAACCAAAAAGAGTGTTTTGCTTTGGTAAAAGCTTTCATGTATGTAGAATCAGGGGGAAACCCATTAAGAGTATCATCAACAGGATGTAAGGGATTGCTCCAATTTTGTTTGAGCACTGCAAAAGGTAAAAAATTTAGTGAATTTTTTGATGAAAAAACATTAGACCAAGAAAATGACGATCGTTTTAATCCAGAAAAAAGTATTCGCGCAGGTAAAAAATATATTGTTGACATTCTGAAAAAGCAGATGCATATGGACAATCTGTTTATTATGTATGTTAGTTATAATGTAGGTCCCTCATATGGTCAAAAGGCAAGGGATTACTTTCAAGGCAAAGATCCAACACAAAGCGAAGTTGAAGCTTGGCTTGAACAAACAGATTTAACTAAGCAGAAAATAAATGAACCTAAAACAGCATTTCCTAAATTGATCACAAAATATGGAGAATACATGGGTCAAGGCATAAGCTCAGTTAGTTATCCTGATGCTGCTGTTCCAAGATATGGCGCTTCTAATCTAGAAAGAATTAACGCGCCTTCTGCAATATCTTATTATATTACACCAAGCTTTACTCTCGAACATCCTAGTAGTGGTCAAGATGATGTAAGTGTTTATGGGAAACTTCGTGAGTATGTAAGATGGTATATAAAAAATACAGAATCATGCAGTAATAGCGGCAAACCATTAAATCAGTGCAGTGATGACGCACTGCAAAGTTTAAACAAAGAACCCTATTTTGCAAAAAATATTGGGGGTATAAGTGATTGTACGCAACAAGAATCAGATCTGGAAAAATTCTTTTACGATCTTGTTGAAGAGATAAGAGGATGCATAACTTTTCAACAGGAGAAAATGTGTGCAATAGCACTTAAAGCTCCCCCTCAAAAAGCAGATGAAAAATATAGTGTTGTTTTCAAGCAGCATGAAGGGAAAATAATTATTGAATTACCGTTAAATAACAAGCTATTAACACAATTTACGCATGGGTTGCAAGAAACCATTGATAAAAAAGCAA
This region of Candidatus Woesearchaeota archaeon genomic DNA includes:
- a CDS encoding transglycosylase SLT domain-containing protein — translated: MKTMAITKNKFKKIKKEWCISFLIIVLFTLAAGAVWYLASSHFFEKDVMGKASEALLNQEDKFKFLVVADIPGSLKNINPPPHAAAAIASMQVLQAPPAELIVFNGNMISGLDESQYRESANLQNYEGIINNKWQAFYEQIFQPLSIPTKGIIQIPVPGSLDTVLTEPKLLSEAYAKFWNSHKPSLSIKGNYPWWYSFNYKNSYFIILDTSNFAITEEQVSWLEADLESAKSENIFVFSHVPPEVFCSDGGCASLQGMQKQSLFQIMKKYNVKILFTGNNHVYYKARYQGVNVVASGAIGGTFNLIAAEPEKYKQNPSYTVVDVQGIDIRVGAITGNNGPTFSNGYTESLLPSAIPGYDAYTELTKNPISIIPTVISSSAAPLKATGSSGNPQMDQWNGLILDACKQEQNQKECFALVKAFMYVESGGNPLRVSSTGCKGLLQFCLSTAKGKKFSEFFDEKTLDQENDDRFNPEKSIRAGKKYIVDILKKQMHMDNLFIMYVSYNVGPSYGQKARDYFQGKDPTQSEVEAWLEQTDLTKQKINEPKTAFPKLITKYGEYMGQGISSVSYPDAAVPRYGASNLERINAPSAISYYITPSFTLEHPSSGQDDVSVYGKLREYVRWYIKNTESCSNSGKPLNQCSDDALQSLNKEPYFAKNIGGISDCTQQESDLEKFFYDLVEEIRGCITFQQEKMCAIALKAPPQKADEKYSVVFKQHEGKIIIELPLNNKLLTQFTHGLQETIDKKAIMLTDVPNLEGSKTMLNELYITFEQVNNNLIPFIYYKKQGTEDVQGVATSMLYLMPDREQSIIILDPVIGNTQTIDTKILDAAETTKQNTKKLCITSLNEQPVQYLEAVNPLQVRPITYELAVRFNPALSTTKNFFDPMPTFLDTTPSKLSLEQLQLALKDKKIAILSDIQGLKAQESDGFITQLKKSLPTVSITAYAKDARAQWLKDNYFQQEIITQNYDVLILALGSSDVCDNIEFSNLVNSINIMAKQFKTAQETNKVFVVGLPGSDDKTCNNNILIYNGAVSKNDQNNKVIIKQLQEQLGKELSLENIDVGLDIYPDANIVTAEGKYKYHYGTLEKRKELLITHPAEGQLQTIITQKILEGLRGFEPETNNLACKSVFAVGTSSIYFAKNKGGFIDRLKEQFPQIKFESKGYPNEDSGFVAEKFEAEILPSIKEEVDCLIVGAGLNDIGNLASVKKNLQYIYALARKNNMKVIAIELQPYFQKAQNPKAYENTRALNAWFAAEADVEAVVKIYDLTNDPEHEGRMQPKFISTANGEPDFIHYNYEEGHKLVAEEIAKTVLGAD
- a CDS encoding penicillin-insensitive murein endopeptidase, which translates into the protein MTNKKYNLQRKITLSKDKLAVSVFMVLLLVVVMYAVFSIWAALLNISSFSHTVGDDAFALLQTYETGEKVLFYVDQVGEQTYRQSLFDLGKKGGFYQATPEQNKCGTYRGSSLWYAEPEYCFPEKEKEALAAIFAENMKQMLSFTPIDEVEEKSPDIKYNLFSQENKFLAITKDKIPIKSQPLQLLNQGLQSFAGFPDCNKPSSTTLQNTYGDGGRIWIPREAQCGGSFPIIILLHGQSNPGVFEGQKVYQTAEQLISARQVYPVILVEQYAKKEHWVNDNPWPVSKYNINDHVVEIEKQLAQYNIRIKHVSVLGHSAANCYSSGGLRTIARDRTLFLLGMLDPTCNTNVPAKQDPKQCPQVQDYGEPHIAAIEGKGTILVGVNGNKKCSDQISFPTMVGQTPEDIKSSKKIFDQERFIAAYKNPQLPYYNFQIHSDYYSHGNAIGIGFKEILLQFFKPELQQPFTMAIPEDYNGLKCRLTQFTVDSQSIGDTHSGSLANAAVMPASGDLPYISQYRFRETYYTTKEFAEIIERVACIMQANGYDKLRFNDLSKQQGGTIFKPSGKPAHVSHKSGRDGDFGFYYFPDAQAQQSKNQLVDVVNNPKGSPSLKLLEGTSRQMFDVKGNWILARTFVQVAEQQGTPITKIIADEILYNLLIDYGQKYEQDKTVFEKTKNALFPDTTDHDHFNHFHIRIKCPLNDKIGGTPCIDD